A section of the Bryobacteraceae bacterium genome encodes:
- a CDS encoding LacI family transcriptional regulator, giving the protein MPTIKDVAELAGVSVGTVSHVIAGTARVSEATRARVEKAIRQLGYRPDPIARSLKARRSRMIGMVISDITNPFFSEIVRGAEDAVLERGYFLATYNTDDNLERERKLFELFESWRVDGMLVVTAVERGRRPHIEAALRGGTPVVCLDRRPSGLEADSVTVNNAEAVEEAIDYLVGLGYRRIAFVGGGPSMYVASDRLRGYRRAMKRLGLEPLDYCADFRVPGARQVALQALSTAPRPEAVFAANILTAAGILQGMRELGLRCPQDVALATFDCVELLQSFGLQLTCVAQPTYQIGSEAAHLLMDRLEGKIDPSKPRHIVLRCELRPGESTPPRRAGLSPNAGKDENGQERRGA; this is encoded by the coding sequence TATTGCCGGGACGGCCCGGGTGAGCGAGGCGACGCGGGCGCGCGTCGAGAAGGCGATCCGGCAGCTTGGCTACCGGCCGGACCCGATCGCGCGGAGCCTGAAGGCGCGGCGGTCGCGGATGATCGGGATGGTGATCAGCGACATCACCAACCCGTTCTTTTCGGAGATCGTGCGCGGGGCCGAGGACGCTGTGCTGGAGCGCGGGTATTTTCTGGCGACGTACAACACGGATGACAACCTGGAGCGCGAGCGGAAGCTGTTCGAGCTGTTCGAGTCCTGGCGCGTGGACGGGATGCTGGTGGTGACGGCGGTGGAGCGCGGGCGGCGGCCGCACATCGAGGCGGCGCTGCGCGGAGGCACGCCGGTGGTATGCCTGGACCGGCGGCCGAGCGGGCTGGAGGCGGACTCGGTGACGGTCAACAACGCGGAGGCGGTGGAGGAGGCCATCGATTACCTGGTCGGGCTGGGCTACCGGCGCATCGCCTTTGTGGGCGGCGGGCCGTCGATGTATGTCGCCTCGGACCGGCTGCGCGGCTACCGGCGGGCGATGAAGCGGCTGGGACTGGAGCCGCTGGACTACTGCGCCGACTTCCGCGTCCCCGGCGCGCGGCAGGTGGCGCTTCAGGCGCTGAGCACCGCGCCGCGGCCGGAAGCGGTATTCGCGGCCAACATCCTGACGGCGGCGGGCATTTTGCAGGGGATGCGCGAGCTGGGGCTCCGGTGCCCGCAGGACGTGGCGCTGGCAACGTTTGACTGCGTGGAACTGTTGCAGTCGTTCGGCCTGCAACTGACCTGCGTGGCGCAGCCGACATATCAGATTGGCTCTGAGGCAGCGCACCTGCTGATGGACCGGCTGGAGGGCAAGATCGATCCCTCAAAGCCGCGCCACATCGTGCTGCGGTGTGAGCTGCGCCCGGGCGAATCGACGCCGCCGCGGCGGGCCGGATTGAGCCCCAACGCCGGCAAGGACGAAAATGGCCAGGAGCGGCGCGGGGCCTGA